One segment of Rhodospirillales bacterium DNA contains the following:
- a CDS encoding EVE domain-containing protein yields MAYWLVKSEPETWSWNDHVKKGVEPWNGVRNFQAAANLKAMKKGDRAFFYHSGESREIVGIVEVVKTYYPDPSDETGRFGMVDFRARQPLKKPVTLAAIKAEPRLAHLALVRQSRLSVMPIDDQAWARICRMGGIEP; encoded by the coding sequence ATGGCCTACTGGCTGGTGAAATCGGAACCGGAAACCTGGTCGTGGAACGACCACGTCAAGAAAGGCGTCGAGCCGTGGAACGGCGTGCGCAATTTCCAGGCCGCCGCCAACCTGAAAGCGATGAAAAAAGGCGACAGGGCTTTTTTCTATCATTCGGGCGAAAGCCGCGAGATCGTCGGCATCGTCGAGGTCGTGAAGACCTATTATCCCGATCCCAGCGATGAAACCGGCCGCTTCGGCATGGTCGACTTCCGCGCGCGCCAACCCCTGAAAAAACCCGTCACGCTGGCCGCGATCAAGGCCGAGCCGCGGCTCGCCCATCTCGCTCTGGTGCGCCAGTCCAGGCTGTCGGTGATGCCGATCGACGATCAAGCGTGGGCGCGCATTTGCCGGATGGGCGGAATCGAGCCGTGA
- a CDS encoding Rieske (2Fe-2S) protein, whose protein sequence is MTGGVLCRLDDIAHGDSNGFVAARANGERIGVLAVRRGGKIYAYVNSCPHTGAPLDFLPGRFLNIDKTLIQCSTHGALFRIEDGVCVKGPCAGKRLAPVAVAVENGTVRLAE, encoded by the coding sequence GTGACCGGCGGCGTCCTTTGCCGGCTCGATGACATCGCCCATGGCGACAGCAACGGGTTCGTTGCCGCGCGGGCTAATGGCGAGCGGATCGGCGTGCTCGCCGTGCGCCGGGGCGGAAAGATTTATGCCTACGTCAACAGTTGCCCGCACACCGGCGCGCCGCTCGATTTCCTGCCGGGCCGGTTTCTGAACATCGACAAGACCCTGATCCAATGTTCGACCCACGGCGCGCTGTTCCGCATCGAGGACGGGGTCTGCGTCAAGGGTCCATGCGCCGGCAAGCGCCTCGCGCCGGTCGCCGTGGCCGTCGAAAACGGGACCGTCCGGCTTGCCGAATGA
- the acs gene encoding acetate--CoA ligase — MQDQLFPVPEALAKTAHINRAKYQEMYERSVKDPEGFWREHGKRIDWIKPYTKIKDSSFQPPVHIRWFYDGTLNASVNCIDRHLAKRGNQTAILWEGDDPKDSKAITYKELHEHVCRLANALKAQGVKKGDRVTVYMPMIPEAAYAMLACARIGAIHSVVFGGFSPESLVGRIQDCDSNCVITADEGIRANKKIPLKANTDEALKKCPSVKTVIVVKRTGGAINWVEGRDVWYHDVCAKAAPDCPPEEMNAEDPLFILYTSGSTGKPKGVLHTTGGYMVYVSMTHQYIFDYKDGEVYWCTADVGWVTGHSYILYGPLSNGAITLMFEGVPNYPDASRFWQVCDKHKVNIFYTAPTAIRALMREGDGPVTKTSRKSLRLLGSVGEPINPEAWLWYYNVVGDKRCPIVDTWWQTETGGILITPLPGAIATKPGSATLPFFGIKPAIVDPNGKELEGACEGNLVILDSWPGQMRTVFRDHDRFVQTYFSTYPGRYFTGDGCRRDKDGYYWITGRVDDVINVSGHRMGTAEVESALVAHPKVAESAVVGYPHPIKGQGIYAYVTLKLGEHPTEDLRKELVQWVRKEIGPIAQPDLIQWAPGLPKTRSGKIMRRILRKIAENEPGNLGDTSTLADPAVVKDLVDNRMNK, encoded by the coding sequence ATGCAGGACCAACTGTTTCCCGTTCCCGAAGCCCTCGCCAAGACCGCGCACATCAACCGCGCGAAGTATCAGGAAATGTACGAACGCTCGGTCAAGGACCCGGAAGGGTTCTGGCGCGAGCACGGCAAGCGCATCGACTGGATCAAGCCCTACACCAAGATCAAGGATTCGAGCTTCCAGCCGCCGGTGCACATCCGCTGGTTCTACGACGGCACGCTGAACGCTTCCGTCAACTGCATCGACCGGCATCTCGCCAAACGCGGCAACCAGACCGCGATCCTGTGGGAAGGCGACGACCCCAAGGACAGCAAGGCGATCACCTACAAGGAACTGCACGAGCACGTTTGCCGGCTCGCTAACGCGCTCAAGGCGCAGGGGGTTAAAAAAGGCGACCGGGTCACCGTCTACATGCCGATGATCCCCGAGGCGGCCTACGCCATGCTCGCCTGCGCGCGCATCGGCGCGATTCATTCGGTGGTGTTCGGCGGCTTTTCGCCCGAATCCCTGGTCGGGCGCATCCAGGACTGCGATTCCAACTGCGTCATCACCGCCGACGAAGGCATCCGCGCCAACAAGAAGATTCCGCTCAAGGCGAATACCGACGAGGCGCTCAAGAAGTGCCCGTCGGTGAAAACCGTGATCGTGGTCAAGCGCACCGGCGGCGCCATCAACTGGGTGGAAGGCCGCGACGTCTGGTACCACGACGTCTGCGCCAAGGCCGCCCCCGACTGCCCGCCCGAGGAAATGAACGCCGAGGATCCGCTTTTCATCCTCTACACCTCCGGCTCGACCGGCAAGCCCAAGGGGGTGCTGCACACCACCGGTGGCTACATGGTCTACGTCTCGATGACCCACCAATACATCTTCGATTACAAGGACGGCGAGGTGTATTGGTGCACCGCCGACGTCGGCTGGGTCACCGGGCACAGCTACATCCTTTATGGCCCGCTCTCCAACGGCGCCATCACCCTGATGTTCGAGGGCGTGCCGAATTACCCCGACGCCTCGCGCTTCTGGCAGGTGTGCGACAAGCACAAGGTCAATATTTTCTACACCGCGCCGACCGCGATCCGCGCCTTGATGCGCGAAGGCGACGGCCCGGTGACCAAGACCAGCCGCAAGTCGCTTCGCCTGCTCGGCTCGGTCGGCGAGCCGATCAACCCCGAGGCCTGGCTCTGGTACTACAACGTCGTCGGCGACAAGCGCTGCCCGATCGTCGACACTTGGTGGCAGACCGAGACCGGCGGCATCCTCATCACGCCCCTGCCGGGCGCGATCGCGACCAAGCCGGGATCGGCGACGCTGCCCTTCTTCGGCATCAAACCCGCCATCGTCGACCCCAACGGCAAGGAACTGGAAGGCGCCTGCGAGGGCAATCTGGTGATCCTCGATTCCTGGCCCGGCCAGATGAGGACCGTGTTCCGCGATCACGACCGGTTCGTGCAGACGTACTTCTCCACCTACCCCGGCCGCTATTTCACCGGCGACGGCTGCCGGCGCGACAAGGACGGCTATTACTGGATCACCGGCAGGGTCGACGACGTGATCAACGTCTCCGGCCACCGCATGGGCACCGCCGAGGTCGAAAGCGCGCTGGTCGCCCACCCCAAGGTCGCGGAGTCGGCGGTGGTCGGCTATCCGCATCCGATCAAGGGCCAAGGCATCTACGCCTACGTGACCCTCAAGCTCGGCGAACACCCGACCGAGGATCTGCGCAAGGAACTGGTCCAATGGGTGCGCAAGGAGATCGGACCCATCGCCCAGCCCGATCTGATCCAATGGGCGCCGGGCCTGCCCAAGACCCGTTCGGGCAAGATCATGCGCCGCATCCTGCGCAAGATCGCCGAGAACGAGCCGGGCAACCTGGGCGACACCTCGACCCTCGCCGATCCGGCGGTGGTCAAGGACCTGGTCGATAACCGGATGAACAAGTAA